A region from the Prionailurus viverrinus isolate Anna chromosome E2, UM_Priviv_1.0, whole genome shotgun sequence genome encodes:
- the CAPNS1 gene encoding calpain small subunit 1 isoform X1 — MFLVNSFLKGGGGGGGGGLGGGLGNVIGGLISGAGGGGGGGGGGGGGGGGGGTAMRILGGVISAISEAAAQYNPEPPPPRTHYSNIEANESEEVRQFRRLFAQLAGDDMEVSATELMNILNKVVTRHPDLKTDGFGIDTCRSMVAVMDSDTTGKLGFQEFKYLWNNIKKWQAIYKQFDVDRSGTIGSSELPAAFEAAGFHLNEHLYNMIIRRYSDEGGNMDFDNFISCLVRLDAMFRAFKSLDKDGTGQIQVNIQEWLQLTMYS; from the exons ATGTTCCTGGTTAACTCGTTCTTGAagggaggcggcggcgggggaggtgggggcctgGGCGGAGGCCTGGGGAATGTGATCGGAGGCCTGATCAGCGGGGccggaggaggaggcggaggcggcggcggcggcggcggcggaggaggcGGTGGCGGAACTGCCATGCGCATCCTGGGCGGGGTTATTAGCGCCATCAG TGAGGCAGCTGCACAATACAACCCAGAGCCTCCG CCTCCACGCACCCATTACTCCAACATTGAGGCCAATGAGAGTGAGGAGGTCCGGCAGTTCCGGAGGCTCTTTGCCCAGCTGGCTGGAGAT GACATGGAGGTCAGTGCTACAGAACTCATGAACATTCTCAACAAGGTCGTAACCCGAC ACCCTGATCTGAAAACTGATGGTTTTGGCATTGACACATGTCGCAGCATGGTGGCCGTGATGGAT AGTGACACCACAGGCAAGCTGGGCTTCCAAGAATTCAAGTACTTGTGGAACAACATCAAAAAGTGGCAG gCCATATATAAACAGTTTGATGTTGACCGTTCAGGTACCATTGGCAGCAGTGAACTCCCAGCAGCCTTTGAGGCGGCAG GGTTCCACCTGAATGAACATCTCTACAACATGATCATCCGACGCTACTCAGATGAAGGAGGGAACATGGATTTTGACAACTTCATCAGCTGCCTGGTCAGGCTGGATGCTATGTTCC GTGCCTTCAAATCTCTTGACAAGGATGGCACTGGACAAATTCAAGTGAACATCCAGGAG TGGCTGCAGCTGACGATGTATTCCTGA
- the CAPNS1 gene encoding calpain small subunit 1 isoform X2 encodes MEVSATELMNILNKVVTRHPDLKTDGFGIDTCRSMVAVMDSDTTGKLGFQEFKYLWNNIKKWQAIYKQFDVDRSGTIGSSELPAAFEAAGFHLNEHLYNMIIRRYSDEGGNMDFDNFISCLVRLDAMFRAFKSLDKDGTGQIQVNIQEWLQLTMYS; translated from the exons ATGGAGGTCAGTGCTACAGAACTCATGAACATTCTCAACAAGGTCGTAACCCGAC ACCCTGATCTGAAAACTGATGGTTTTGGCATTGACACATGTCGCAGCATGGTGGCCGTGATGGAT AGTGACACCACAGGCAAGCTGGGCTTCCAAGAATTCAAGTACTTGTGGAACAACATCAAAAAGTGGCAG gCCATATATAAACAGTTTGATGTTGACCGTTCAGGTACCATTGGCAGCAGTGAACTCCCAGCAGCCTTTGAGGCGGCAG GGTTCCACCTGAATGAACATCTCTACAACATGATCATCCGACGCTACTCAGATGAAGGAGGGAACATGGATTTTGACAACTTCATCAGCTGCCTGGTCAGGCTGGATGCTATGTTCC GTGCCTTCAAATCTCTTGACAAGGATGGCACTGGACAAATTCAAGTGAACATCCAGGAG TGGCTGCAGCTGACGATGTATTCCTGA
- the LOC125153611 gene encoding cytochrome c oxidase subunit 7A1, mitochondrial isoform X2 codes for MRALRVSQALVRSFSSTARNRFENRVAEKQKVFQADNDLPVHLKGGATDNILYRLTMGLCLGGTVYSLYCLGWASFPHNK; via the exons atgaGGGCCCTGCGG GTCTCCCAAGCACTGGTTCGCTCTTTCAGCTCAACCGCCCGGAACCGCTTTGAGAACCGAGTGGCTGAGAAACAGAAAGTCTTCCAG GCGGACAATGACCTCCCAGTACACTTGAAGGGCGGGGCAACAGACAACATCCTGTATCGACTGACCATGGGCCTGTGTCTAGGGG GCACCGTCTATAGCCTGTACTGCCTTGGCTGGGCCTCCTTCCCTCACAACAAGTGA
- the LOC125153611 gene encoding cytochrome c oxidase subunit 7A1, mitochondrial isoform X1, translating into MRALRVRAPKSWAGDPNPEALAPITRLTEHPGIWGLGTSTARNRFENRVAEKQKVFQADNDLPVHLKGGATDNILYRLTMGLCLGGTVYSLYCLGWASFPHNK; encoded by the exons atgaGGGCCCTGCGGGTGAGGGCCCCCAAGAGCTGGGCCGGGGACCCCAACCCGGAAGCCCTCGCCCCTATAACGAGACTCACTGAACATCCCGGGATCTGGGGCCTTGGAAC CTCAACCGCCCGGAACCGCTTTGAGAACCGAGTGGCTGAGAAACAGAAAGTCTTCCAG GCGGACAATGACCTCCCAGTACACTTGAAGGGCGGGGCAACAGACAACATCCTGTATCGACTGACCATGGGCCTGTGTCTAGGGG GCACCGTCTATAGCCTGTACTGCCTTGGCTGGGCCTCCTTCCCTCACAACAAGTGA
- the LOC125153611 gene encoding uncharacterized protein LOC125153611 isoform X3 codes for MRALRVRAPKSWAGDPNPEALAPITRLTEHPGIWGLGTSPKHWFALSAQPPGTALRTEWLRNRKSSRRTMTSQYT; via the exons atgaGGGCCCTGCGGGTGAGGGCCCCCAAGAGCTGGGCCGGGGACCCCAACCCGGAAGCCCTCGCCCCTATAACGAGACTCACTGAACATCCCGGGATCTGGGGCCTTGGAAC GTCTCCCAAGCACTGGTTCGCTCTTTCAGCTCAACCGCCCGGAACCGCTTTGAGAACCGAGTGGCTGAGAAACAGAAAGTCTTCCAG GCGGACAATGACCTCCCAGTACACTTGA